ttgtacatgcttttattactagtaggctagattattgtaacggtctccttgcaggtcttccgaaaaaaaactgtcaggcagctacagcttgttcagaacgctgttgctagagttctaagaaagaccaaaaaatttgaacacattacaccaattcttaaattctTATATTGGCTCccagtatgtcagagaattgatttcaaaatcctgctgctcacctataaatcactacatggtttaggaccaaagtatatcactgacatgcttccactatataagccttctagaccgctaagatcttctgaaaccaatctgttagtgattcccagaataaatacaaaacatgggaaagcaggatttagttactatgcaacaaatagctggaataaacttcctgaagatttaagacttgccccaactttgaccacttttaaaacaagactgaaaacttttatgtttactttagctttcagctaaatcttaactacattgcacttttaacttttgcactttttataatgcatttttaatttgcttttctcttcttttaattcttctattttatttcattttattgtatgacatgtatttatgtgaagcactttgagtctgcctcgtgtatgaaatgtgctatataaataaagttgccttgccttgccttgaatggtggtgctggctcgaagggctgaatggcctcctcctgcacctgttatctATGTCTATGTATCGCTACATGCTGAgaaaactatattcagcactctcttcactctacctgctgtacttgcactTGGCTTGGTTGTATTGATGTATAGCATTACCTGActagattggatagcatgcatgcAAACAGaatattttcactgtttctcagtacatgtgacaataataagtgttTTAATAATAACTCTGAATGCTAACCCTAAAGCTAAAGTGCGAGAATAAGTCGCGTTTAATGTCAAcaacggtgtattctgtcaaaaggtgtcgacattgtgtccatccagaatcaagaagagaatgtACCCTTGGGgttgaacagtgggagagggacaattgttgtgagttagcgcattgtttagatgccgcagggaataagttacagcaacagcctggggactattgtcagggcaagtcgaggatggcagccgggtctccctccctccgtgcagTGTGTGGGTAGATCCGGCACGTGGCCTGACAGCAACAATATTCCGGTCCCCAGGGCAGTGACGTTTACACCCAGAGATGTTCACACGGTCACTCTCAGTCCGGGTCTGGGTGCCTCCAGCGACTTCAGTTCCTTCTTCCCGGACGACCTGAACTCATTCTCCCCCAGCCTGAAACAAGTCGAGGAATAAAGGAAATAAACAGGTtaaacaacagtgtcaataacagggactggggttaatatttcaacaacactttacagaacaaaatcacaggagaaagaagcccacggatggatggatggatcccctgatattttatcacattaaacattaacacaaacactcacctgATCCACATCAGTCTCGGGAGGGTCAGTATGAGGTTGCGGAGAGCGGGGACACACAGGTCTGTGAGGGAGTTGTGTGTCAGGCGCAGATCCGTCAGTGAGGGCTTTTtactgagagcggagacgagatcctcggctccagaatctgtgagaccgacaccgttcagcctggagatgagagagagtgagggtgagggacacagagagacaggagacggtgtaAATCCCCAGTGTGTAtcggtgacacaattactgatcatattaatgttcaatgtcagacacccagtgagtgtaaacacaatctctcacagtctggaacttaccccagtctctgtattttacagtccaggTTCCTCACAGcttcagacaccagtttcactccggaatctcccagtttATTCCCACTCAGGTACAGCTCCGTCACCGtgtggtttgtactgagagcggaggcgagatccacggctccagaatctgtgagaccgacactgttaagcctggagatgagagagagtgagggtgagggacacagagaatcACAGGACTAGCAAGCTGCTTTTAAGCTCAAATACATCTCCTGACTTCATACAGACATGACGGACTGGTCTGTAGGCTTTTTTGGGGCCTTGTGCCAGAGAAAAAGCATTTTCTGCTAGGATGCAAAATGCAATTTTTGGCCTTTTGCAAGGTCCAGCTAGCTCCTTTTAAGCTGAAATACATCTCCTGACTTCATACAGACATGAGGGAATGCTTTCTGCACTTTTACAGGCCTTTGTGGGGCTTAAAATGCATTCTCAGCCAGGCAGGCAGCAAAATCCATTTTATGGCCTTTTCCCTGGCTTGGCAAGGTGCTTTTAAGCTCAAATGCATCTCCTGGGTTCATACAGGCACGAGGGAATGTGGTTCCTTTATcttgacaggaacggggtactgattggggacgatcagccatgatctgattgaatggcggtgctggctcgaagggccgaatggcctactcctgcacctattgtctattgtttattaaccttttgggaatcctgcaccaatactcccaagtcccattgtatctctgatttctggattgtccagcctggagatgagagagagtgagggtgagggacacagagagcgagacaggagacggtgcaaattgCCAGTGTTTAtcggtgacacaattactgatcatattaatgttcaatgtcagacacccagtgagtgtaaacacaatctctcacagtctgggacttaccacagtatctctattttacagtccgggttcttCAGAGcttcagacaccagtttcactccggaatctcccaggtcgttgtctcccagtctaaacacaaacagacagagtaagaaacaaaccCCGGCCGACgaggctgagatagataacttctcccaaacggatatttatggaaacacctcagcacattattgaacaaatctctgtggatgtggtgtttggtgactttcaccatttattctcattccccgaccGACGACCGGGTAATGTTCCCCGTGCAGAGAACGGCGacagggcaggcaggcaggcaacacgcgtgacccgggggagggggtcgatcaccagtgacccgggggagggggggtaaaataggaggggtgcccccgtgcacagtgacggccgctcggccccatcgaaggggtgctggacgaaataacaaaatagtgaaacaattttacagttcagtgttagcgtcaaacggacagttacctcaagtgctgacacttgtgcagagccggtcccagccgctggagaccttcacactgaatgcggcagcTATCCAGATCGaggtgtttgattgtatcacagagccTGATGGTATGAGACAGGACCGtacagtcaatcggggtcagtaCCAGTTCACGGAATGAAAGTGTTTtcacagatcccagtgtctgctgagccagtgcaggattctgagactcaaacaggtagtgcatcgTGTTCAGGAGCCTCCGTTTATCAGCTTCACTCTTTGTGTTTCCAGCCCGGCTTTTAACCTCCCCCTTCACCCAGTCATTCACTCGGCCGGTTGTTTGATGAGGGAAtttacccagaaactcctccaggatccCAACTTcccgtggggaggagagaccagcgacaaaacggacaaatacttcaaatcgcccgtctgtcaTGCTGTGGACTTCAGACAGGTGTTTCACGATATTCTCGGGATCTACAGTCaggaattgtgcgagtgcggctacaaactcttggatggtgaggtgcgggaaggtgtacaccacgctccgggctgaatcctctctctccaaaagttccatcaggaacccggacaggaactgggaaggctgcagattgtgtTTGATCAAATCTGCATCTGTGAACACAATATTCTTCTCGGCCACTCCAGTGTAGGCCATCTGACCAAGCTTCAGTAACACTTCACgaaggttctcaatctcacggccgtggtttttcaggatgttgtaaataaagtagcaatatagttgtgtgatggtcttgggaacttgCTGTGGGTcccagtgtgtttgtgtgaagaaggggcccaatgtcaggacaaggatccagcagtaggaggggttgtagctcatggtgtacaagatctcgttctccttcacgtgtttgaaaacagctgctgccaccgtctgatcttcaaaatacctggtgaaatattccttccgttcctcaccaacaaatcccaggatttcagcccggacactgatctctgccttttccagtaaatgtaacgcagtggggcgggtggtcactagcactgaacaccctgggagcagcttgtgctggattaaactatacacaatgtcagacacttcacaccgggattcaggatctgggcactggtgctgaggttctgtatctctccgactgtcagcaaaatcgattctgcccttgaattcatccagaccatcgaatataaacagcaatccctctgggttcttccagacctctccTAGCATATTCCCAAAGTATGGATACtgttccagaatcagttccctcaggtttaTTCTGTCTTTAATCATTttcaaatcccggaatttgaaactgaagacaaactggaattgttggtatatttgccccgtggcccagtcatgaacaatcttttgcaccattgttgtttttccgatccccgcgaCTCCGGCCACTGTTGCTGAACTCCCAGATCTGGATTTACTCCGGGAAAAGCTGCTGTGGACCAATTGATCAGTCCTGATTTTTTCCAGTTTTTCCCGGAGACATTTCTCTATCCACTCTTCATGGTCCCtgcctcttgccagcagctcttgttccaccagtgtccgatctcgaacagtggagataattgtgagctcagcgtatcgatcacGCAGCAGGAAATTCTTAACCTCCTCCGacatcaggatggtgttcactctcagtgtttcagtctgtgctcgcagagtctccttgtgtttctgttgaacatcttgcacgggaaaaggcagataatggacacaatgttagatggctcaactcaaaactcaacattacacagtgtgtcaggtcccatctaggagtgtgtggggtaacacagtgtgtcaggactctatccaggagtgtgtggggttacacagcgtgtcagggacatccaggagtgtgtggggttacacagtgtgtcaggactctatccaggagtgtgtggggttacacagtgtgtcagggaatctatccaggagtgtgtggggttacacagtgtgtcaggactctatccaggagtgtgtggggttacacagtgtgtcaggactctatccaggagtgtgtgggttacacagtgtgtcaggactctatccaggagtgtgtggggttacacagtgtgtcaggactctatccaggagtgtgtggggttacacagtgtgtcaggactctatccaggagtgcgtggggttacacagtgtgtcaggactctatccaggtgtgtgtggggttacacagtgtgtcagggacatccaggagtgtgtggggttacacagtgtgtcaggactctatccaggtgtgtgtggggttacacagtgtgtcagggatatCCAAGAGTGTGTGGATTACacagtgtcagggacatccaggagtgtgtggggttacacagtgtgtcaggactctatccaggagtgtgtgggattacacagtgtgtcaggactctatccaggagtgtgtggggttacacagtgtgtcagggactctatccaggagtgtgtggggttacacagtgtgtcagggactctatccaggagtgtgtggggttacacagtgtgtcggacatccaggagtgtgtggggatacacagtgtgtcaggactctatccaggagtgtgtggggttacacagtgtgtcaggactctatctagGAATGTGTggtttacacagtgtgtcaggacatccaggagtgtgtggggttacacagtgtgtcaggactctatccaggagtgtgtggggttacacagtgtgtcagggacatccaggagtgtgtggggttacacagtgtgtcagggcccatccaggagtgtgtggggttacacagtgtgtcaggactctatccaggaatgTGTggtttacacagtgtgtcaggactctatccaggagtgtgtggggttacacagtgtgtcaggacatccaggagtgtgtggggttacacagtgtgtcaggactctatccaggagtgtgtggggttacacagtgtgtcaggactctatccaggagtgtgtggggttacacagtgtgtcaggactctaccaggagtgtgtggggttacacagtgtgtcagggacatccaggagtgtgtggggttacacagtgtgtcagggacatccaggagtgtgtggggttacacagtgtgtcaggactctatccaggagtgtgtggggttacacagtgtgtcagggcccatccaggagtgtgtggggttacacagtgtgtcaggactctatccaggagtgtgtggggttacacagtgtgtcaggactctatccaggagtgtgtggggttacacagtgtgtcagggacatccaggagtgtgtggggttacacagtgtgtcagggaccatccaggagtgtgtggggttacacagtgtgtcagggcctctatccaggagtgtgtggggttacacagtgtgtcagggacatccaggagtgtgtggggttacacagtgtgtcaggactctatccaggagtgtgtgggttacacagtgtgtcaggactctatccaggagtgtgtggggttacacagtgtgtcaggacccatccaggagtgtgtggggttacacagtgtgtcaggactctatccaggagtgtgtggggttacacagtgtgtcaggactctatccaggagtgtgtggggttacacagtgtgtcagggactctatccaggagtgtgtggggttacacagtgtgtcaggactctatccaggagtgtgtggggttacacagtgtgtcagggactctatccaggagtgtgtggggttacacagtgtgtcagggactctatccaggagtgtgtgaggTTACACAGTGTatcggacatccaggagtgtgtggggatacacagtgtgtcaggactctatccaggagtgtgtggggttacacagtgtgtcaggactctaccaggagtgtgtggggttacacagtgtgtcagggcccatccaggagtgtgtggggttacacagtgtgtcaggactctatccaggagtgtgtagggttacacagtgtgtcagggacatccaggagtgtggggtttcacagtgtgtcagggcccatccaggagtgtgtggggttacacagtgtgtcagggcccatccaggagtgtgtggggttacacagtgtgtcagggacatccaggagtgtgtggggttacacagtgtgtcagggcccatccaggagcgtgtggggatacacagtgtgtcagggcccatccaggagtgtgtggggttacacagtgtgtcagggacatccaggagtgtgtggggttacacagtgtgtcaggactctatccaggagtgtgtgggttacacagtgtgtcaggactctatccaggagtgtgtggggttacacagtgtgtcaggacccatccaggagtgtgtggggttacacagtgtgtcaggactctatccaggagtgtgtggggttacacagtgtgtcaggactctatccaggagtgtgtggggttacacagtgtgtcaggactctatccaggagtgtgtggattacacagtgtgtcagggacatccagga
The Amblyraja radiata isolate CabotCenter1 unplaced genomic scaffold, sAmbRad1.1.pri scaffold_141_ctg1, whole genome shotgun sequence DNA segment above includes these coding regions:
- the LOC116969833 gene encoding NACHT, LRR and PYD domains-containing protein 3-like; amino-acid sequence: MNILRGLTELPSHMEYVQQKHKETLRAQTETLRVNTILMSEEVKNFLLRDRYAELTIISTVRDRTLVEQELLARGRDHEEWIEKCLREKLEKIRTDQLVHSSFSRSKSRSGSSATVAGVAGIGKTTMVQKIVHDWATGQIYQQFQFVFSFKFRDLKMIKDRINLRELILEQYPYFGNMLGEVWKNPEGLLFIFDGLDEFKGRIDFADSRRDTEPQHQCPDPESRCEVSDIVYSLIQHKLLPGCSVLVTTRPQVPKTITQLYCYFIYNILKNHGREIENLREVLLKLGQMAYTGVAEKNIVFTDADLIKHNLQPSQFLSGFLMELLEREDSARSVVYTFPHLTIQEFVAALAQFLTVDPENIVKHLSEVHSMTDGRFEVFVRFVAGLSSPREVGILEEFLGKFPHQTTGRVNDWVKGEVKSRAGNTKSEADKRRLLNTMHYLFESQNPALAQQTLGSVKTLSFRELVLTPIDCTVLSHTIRLCDTIKHLDLDSCRIQCEGLQRLGPALHKCQDSGAVDLASALSTNHTVTELYLSGNKLGDSGVKLVSEAVRNLDCKIQRLGLNGVGLTDSGAEDLVSALSKKPSLTDLRLTHNSLTDLCVPALRNLILTLPRLMWIRLGENEFRSSGKKELKSLEAPRPGLRVTV